The genome window TTCCTTGAGGGTGTCGCTCGGCGAGCGGAGTTCGGCGACGAAGTCGGGGGCGATTCGGGCGAAGCCGGAACGGCTCTCGGCGGGCAGGGCGTCCCAGCGCTGGTGGGCGATCCAGGAGGCGTCCGGGCTCAGGACGGCGCCGTTGGGCATGGTGAAGCCGGCGGACGAGTCATACGCTCGGCCCAGACCGCTTGCTTTATTCCAGTTGCCGAGCTGGCGCCCCAACTCCTGGTTCTTCTCACCGCCCTCGCTCGACGCCGGCGCCATCACGGTCAAGCCTCCATCCGCGGATCGCTCAAGTCGCAGATCCCGATTGGCCGGGACGCG of Paludisphaera rhizosphaerae contains these proteins:
- a CDS encoding Uma2 family endonuclease, encoding MSTTTLEKVAAKPTADQRTDATLIIPEGVRIIVGPEDFERLCRVPANRDLRLERSADGGLTVMAPASSEGGEKNQELGRQLGNWNKASGLGRAYDSSAGFTMPNGAVLSPDASWIAHQRWDALPAESRSGFARIAPDFVAELRSPSDTLKELQAKMAEYIAQGVRLGWLIDPISQTVEIHRPGREPETLSRPATLSGEDVLPGLVLDLKGILFD